In the genome of Limisphaerales bacterium, the window GGTACGAGTACGATTGCGCAAATTGGAGGGACGAGCCCGCGAGTCCGAACAACGCCCGTGTCTGATCGCGACCACGACATTCTCATTATCGGCGGCGGCGTGATTGGCCTGTGCTGTGGGTGGTATCTTTCCAATGCCGGCCGCACGGTCACCATTCTCGATCGCGACCCCACGCGCCGCGAGTCGTGTTCCGATGAAAACGCCGGCATGGTCGTGCCCAGCCATTTCATCCCGCTTGCGGCGCCCGGCGTCATCGCGCAGGGGCTCAAGTGGATGCTCAATCCGAAGAGCCCGTTTTACCTGCGGCCACGGCTGGATCCCGCGCTCTGGAGTTGGTGCTGGCAATTCTTTCGGCACGCCAATGCGCGGCATGTCGAGGACACCAAACAATTACTCGCCGACATCAGTCTCGAAAGCCGGCGCTTGTTTCTGGAGTTGGCCGATGAACTTCCATTCGATCTCACCACGCGCGGCCTGATGATGCTGTGCCGCACCGAGGCCGGCCTTGAGGAGGAGGCTCAGGTTGCCGCGCTGGCACGGGAAGTGGGCGTGGAAGCCGAGGTATGCGACGCCGCGCGCGTGCGCGAGTTGGATCCTGATGCGCAGATGGATGTGGCCGGTGCCGTGTGGTTCGCGCAGGATTGCCACCTCGATCCGCTGAAATTTCTCGAAGCCCTACGCCATGGCATCCGCGCCAAGGGCGGTCGCTTCATTGAAGGCGAATGCACCGAGTTCGAACGCAACGGCCAACGTCTCACCGGCATTCGCACCGCCCATGGCGAAAAGCACACCGCCGATCACATCGTCCTCGCTGGCGGCGCGTGGACGCCCGAACTCACGCGCCAACTCGACCTGCGCATTCCCATGCAGGGCGGCAAAGGCTACTCGCTCACCCTGCGCAATCCCGCCGAGCTGCCGCGTCTGTGTTCGTTGCTCAAGGAAGCGCGCGTTGCCGTCACCCCAATGGGCAACAAGCTTCGCGTTGGTGGCACCATGGAAATCTGCGGCACGGATTTATCAGTGAACCGCACCCGCCTGCAGGGGATCATCGAAGGCTTCTGTCAGTTTTTCCCCGCCTTCAGCCCGGACGACTTCACCGGCATCGAGCCGTGGTCCGGCCTGCGCCCCTGCACCCCCGACGGGCTCCCCTGCATCGGCCTCATCCCCGGCACGCAGAACGCCACCGTCGCCACCGGCCACAACATGCTCGGCCTCAGCCTCGGCCCCGTCACCGGCCGA includes:
- a CDS encoding FAD-dependent oxidoreductase, yielding MSDRDHDILIIGGGVIGLCCGWYLSNAGRTVTILDRDPTRRESCSDENAGMVVPSHFIPLAAPGVIAQGLKWMLNPKSPFYLRPRLDPALWSWCWQFFRHANARHVEDTKQLLADISLESRRLFLELADELPFDLTTRGLMMLCRTEAGLEEEAQVAALAREVGVEAEVCDAARVRELDPDAQMDVAGAVWFAQDCHLDPLKFLEALRHGIRAKGGRFIEGECTEFERNGQRLTGIRTAHGEKHTADHIVLAGGAWTPELTRQLDLRIPMQGGKGYSLTLRNPAELPRLCSLLKEARVAVTPMGNKLRVGGTMEICGTDLSVNRTRLQGIIEGFCQFFPAFSPDDFTGIEPWSGLRPCTPDGLPCIGLIPGTQNATVATGHNMLGLSLGPVTGRLVADQLAGQPAPAFDAQRLDPRRFV